DNA sequence from the Desulforamulus hydrothermalis Lam5 = DSM 18033 genome:
TCAAGCATGTTTTTGGTGAGTCCCAGAGGTTCCTTTGGATTAAGCACCAAGCGCCGTAGGGTAGCCTTGACAGCCCGTTAAAAGGGCTGTGGTATAATTTTATCCTGACGGAACGTATAACCTTATTGCATGTTTTCGGAGCCGCCCGTCGGTATTTAAATAGCACCGCAGTCCTTAGGGCTGTCAAGGCCGCTGGTCCTTCATGGAAAGTTTAAACGTTAACTTAATAAAAAACTATGGAAAAAGACGATTTTGGGATAAAGACTCTAATAATAGGGGGTTTAACCGCCAACGGAACCGAGTAGCGATTGCCGTTGTACCAAACAGTATTGTCTTTTCGAACTCGTCTTGTTATACTATTGGTACAACTTATTTCCATTTTTTCAAGAACCGGTCGAAGGTGTTGTTTTTCGAGGACGAACACTTCCGCCGGTATTTTCTTTGTCGTGTTATGCTTCTTTCCGTTACCTGTCCGTTCTAGCCAAGCCAGGCAATCTTCGTTTAGCTTGTCCAGGTTAAAGAACATCCGATGTTTAGCAAAGTTCTTTTTTACGTATCCCACTACGTTTTCTATCCGTCCTTTGCTCTCTGGGTCCTGTTTACGGCACATGTAGATTTGAAAACCCCGTTTTTTCGCATAAGCGGCAAATTCATGCGTCATAATCAGGTCTCCGTAGTTTTCGCTGACCAGGATAAGATGGTCTTGGTCGTAGACAATCTCTTTTGTCATACCACCAAAGTATGCAAAAGCATTTTCATGAATCTGGATAACATCTGCCGTTGTAAAGGGCCGGTCAAGCCACGCCACGTATTTATTGATTGTCAATAGATTTGACCCACCTTGTGCAAATAAATTTGACCCACCTGAATACCTAAAATAATAAAACAATCACGGATGAGGCGAAAATTTTGCCTGGCTCGCTTCCGCTCAGCCATGACAGGTACCGTCAGCAGCCGGTTCAGGAGCGAGGCAATGAGGAGATGATTGGGCTAACCGCCTCGCCTCAATCAATTGTACCGGTTGCTGCCGCCTGTAAGGCAGGCAAAATTTTAGCATTTAAAGGTCAAAGAGCATGAGGTTATGGGCTTTCATTTTAATGGGTTGTT
Encoded proteins:
- a CDS encoding IS21 family transposase: MTINKYVAWLDRPFTTADVIQIHENAFAYFGGMTKEIVYDQDHLILVSENYGDLIMTHEFAAYAKKRGFQIYMCRKQDPESKGRIENVVGYVKKNFAKHRMFFNLDKLNEDCLAWLERTGNGKKHNTTKKIPAEVFVLEKQHLRPVLEKMEISCTNSITRRVRKDNTVWYNGNRYSVPLAVKPPIIRVFIPKSSFSIVFY